Proteins encoded by one window of Anaerosalibacter sp. Marseille-P3206:
- the tuf gene encoding elongation factor Tu, protein MGKAHYERTKPHVNIGTIGHVDHGKTTLTAAITSVLTQRFGSGEVMSYDNIDKAPEERERGITISTSHVEYETANRHYAHVDCPGHADYVKNMITGAAQMDGAILVVSAADGPMPQTREHILLSRQVGVPKIVVFLNKEDMVDDPELIELVEMEVRELLNEYEFDGDNTPIVVGSALKAIEQPDSEWGDKIVKLMEAVDAEIPEPQRETDKPFLMPVEDVFSITGRGTVATGRVERGVLKTGDSVELVGLAEESRTVVVTGVEMFRKILDEAQAGDNIGALLRGVQRTEIERGQVLAKPGSITPHTKFESEVYVLTKEEGGRHTPFFNGYRPQFYFRTTDVTGNIELEEGTEMVMPGDNAKFTIELITPIAMEEGLRFAIREGGRTVGAGVVSKVIK, encoded by the coding sequence ATGGGTAAAGCACATTATGAGAGAACCAAACCACACGTAAATATAGGAACAATAGGTCACGTAGACCATGGTAAAACAACATTAACAGCAGCAATAACATCAGTATTAACACAAAGATTTGGCTCAGGAGAAGTTATGAGCTATGACAACATAGACAAGGCACCAGAAGAAAGAGAAAGAGGAATAACAATATCCACATCACACGTAGAATACGAAACAGCAAACCGTCACTACGCACACGTAGACTGCCCAGGTCACGCTGACTATGTAAAGAACATGATCACAGGAGCAGCACAAATGGACGGAGCAATACTAGTAGTATCAGCAGCAGACGGTCCAATGCCACAAACAAGAGAACATATCTTACTATCAAGACAAGTAGGAGTACCAAAGATAGTAGTATTCCTAAACAAAGAAGACATGGTAGATGACCCAGAACTAATCGAACTAGTAGAAATGGAAGTAAGAGAACTATTAAATGAATATGAATTTGATGGAGACAACACACCAATAGTAGTAGGATCAGCACTAAAAGCAATAGAACAACCAGATAGCGAATGGGGAGACAAGATAGTAAAACTAATGGAAGCAGTAGACGCAGAAATCCCAGAACCACAAAGAGAAACAGACAAACCATTCTTAATGCCAGTAGAAGACGTATTTAGTATAACAGGAAGAGGAACAGTAGCAACAGGAAGAGTAGAAAGAGGAGTATTAAAAACAGGAGATAGCGTAGAACTAGTAGGACTAGCAGAAGAATCAAGAACAGTAGTAGTAACAGGAGTAGAAATGTTCAGAAAGATTCTAGACGAAGCACAAGCAGGAGATAATATAGGAGCATTATTAAGAGGAGTACAAAGAACAGAAATCGAAAGAGGTCAAGTACTAGCAAAACCAGGTAGTATCACACCACATACAAAATTCGAATCAGAAGTATATGTACTAACAAAAGAAGAAGGTGGAAGACATACACCATTCTTCAACGGATACAGACCACAATTCTACTTTAGAACAACAGACGTAACAGGAAACATCGAACTAGAAGAAGGAACAGAAATGGTAATGCCAGGAGACAATGCTAAATTTACAATTGAATTAATCACACCAATAGCAATGGAAGAAGGATTAAGATTTGCTATTCGTGAAGGCGGAAGAACAGTTGGAGCAGGTGTTGTTTCTAAGGTTATAAAATAG
- the sigH gene encoding RNA polymerase sporulation sigma factor SigH yields the protein MGLGLYSEVNALYFESMEDEDIVEEAKNGDPIALEYLITKYKNFVRVKARSYFLIGADKEDIIQEGMIGLYKAIRDYNRDKLTSFKAFAELCITRQIITAIKTATRQKHIPLNSYVSLNKPIYDEDSDRTLLDVISGVKITDPEELIIGREELTSMECKIGEILSDLELEVLTAYLEGKSYQEIAVELERHVKSIDNALQRVKRKLERYLELKED from the coding sequence GTGGGATTAGGTTTATACAGTGAAGTAAATGCTTTATATTTTGAAAGCATGGAGGACGAAGATATTGTAGAAGAGGCCAAAAATGGTGATCCAATAGCACTGGAGTACCTTATTACCAAGTACAAGAATTTTGTTAGGGTAAAAGCTAGGTCATATTTTTTGATTGGAGCTGATAAAGAAGACATTATTCAAGAGGGAATGATAGGCCTTTACAAAGCTATTAGAGATTATAATAGGGACAAGCTCACTTCTTTTAAAGCCTTTGCAGAACTATGTATAACTAGACAGATAATTACAGCTATTAAAACTGCTACAAGACAAAAACATATCCCATTAAACTCTTATGTTTCCCTTAACAAGCCTATTTATGATGAGGATTCAGATAGAACGTTGTTAGATGTAATCTCTGGAGTAAAGATTACAGATCCTGAAGAGCTTATTATAGGTAGGGAAGAGTTAACAAGTATGGAGTGCAAAATTGGAGAAATACTTAGTGATCTTGAATTGGAAGTTCTTACAGCTTATTTAGAAGGAAAGTCATATCAGGAAATAGCTGTAGAATTAGAAAGGCATGTTAAAAGTATTGACAATGCATTGCAAAGAGTAAAGAGAAAATTGGAAAGATACTTAGAACTGAAGGAAGATTAG
- a CDS encoding NYN domain-containing protein has translation MEKNRWKPKEYLFVDGYNIINTWESLRSLSELSLEAARNELIEIMAEYQHYTGIIVIIVFDAHMVKSNSGKKEKIKGVDVVYTKENETADHFIERTLDSIGRIKKVRVATSDWMEQQVVLGRGGTRISSRELEVEIQNYKKLIKNKSKKKKQINDLIIGRLDEETIKKLEKWRNSEE, from the coding sequence ATGGAAAAAAATAGGTGGAAGCCAAAGGAATATCTTTTTGTTGATGGTTATAATATCATTAATACTTGGGAAAGTTTACGTTCACTAAGTGAGTTGAGTTTGGAAGCAGCGAGAAATGAGCTCATAGAGATAATGGCTGAATACCAACACTATACAGGCATTATAGTAATAATAGTTTTTGATGCTCATATGGTAAAGAGTAATAGCGGGAAAAAGGAAAAGATTAAAGGTGTAGACGTAGTATATACCAAGGAAAATGAAACAGCTGATCATTTTATTGAGAGAACCCTAGATTCCATAGGTAGAATTAAAAAAGTAAGAGTTGCTACTTCTGATTGGATGGAACAACAAGTTGTCTTGGGCAGGGGTGGGACAAGGATCTCATCTAGAGAATTAGAGGTAGAAATACAGAATTACAAAAAGCTAATAAAAAATAAGAGTAAAAAGAAAAAGCAAATTAATGATTTAATTATTGGACGATTAGATGAAGAAACTATTAAAAAACTTGAAAAATGGAGAAATAGTGAGGAATAA
- the rlmB gene encoding 23S rRNA (guanosine(2251)-2'-O)-methyltransferase RlmB, with product MDSDYIVGRNPVIEALKSEREVEKILVAKGELKGSINKILGIAKDKSIPVQYVDKNRLDTISEGGLPHQGVAALVTPFKYSTIEDILDIAKKTDEDPFIVILDEIEDPHNLGSIIRTAECAGVHGIIIPKRRSASVTMTVVKASAGAVEHMHIAKVNNITNTILELKDNGLWIYGADMDAEEYYFERDFSGPKALVIGSEGKGISRLVKENCDFLVKIPMLGDISSLNASNAASILIYEAVRERYGKK from the coding sequence ATGGATAGCGATTATATCGTTGGAAGAAACCCAGTAATAGAAGCACTTAAATCTGAAAGAGAAGTTGAAAAAATATTAGTAGCAAAGGGAGAGTTAAAAGGTTCTATAAATAAAATACTTGGTATAGCAAAAGATAAGAGCATCCCCGTACAATATGTAGACAAAAATAGATTAGACACTATTTCTGAAGGGGGTCTCCCACATCAAGGAGTTGCAGCGCTAGTTACTCCATTTAAATATTCTACTATAGAAGATATATTAGATATTGCAAAAAAAACAGATGAAGATCCTTTTATAGTGATATTAGATGAAATTGAGGATCCTCATAATCTAGGTTCTATAATAAGAACAGCTGAATGTGCTGGAGTACATGGTATAATTATACCGAAAAGAAGATCTGCTTCAGTTACTATGACTGTTGTTAAGGCTTCTGCAGGAGCAGTAGAGCATATGCATATTGCAAAAGTAAACAATATTACTAATACAATATTAGAACTTAAAGATAATGGCCTTTGGATATATGGTGCGGATATGGATGCAGAAGAATATTATTTTGAAAGAGATTTTAGTGGACCTAAGGCACTGGTTATAGGGAGTGAAGGCAAAGGTATATCTAGATTAGTAAAAGAAAACTGTGATTTTCTAGTTAAGATTCCTATGTTAGGGGATATTTCATCTTTAAATGCTTCAAATGCTGCCTCCATACTAATATATGAAGCGGTAAGAGAGAGATATGGAAAAAAATAG
- the thyX gene encoding FAD-dependent thymidylate synthase codes for MSSKLKVKLLRYTPEGEKLVASAAKLCYSPVGIDRIEEHLDEEKVDNFLNMLMDLGHESPIEHITFTFGVEGVSRVLTHQLVRHRIASYSQQSQRYVKLDQFDYCIPPNIESNQKARELFVKAMEEDQTYYNEITDILFKDHFEELIEKGYDEKSARITAEKKAIEDARYVFPNACETKIVFTMNARSLFNFFRLRCCNRAQWEIRELATEMLRLVKAVYPTLFKNCGPSCLIGPCPEGKMTCGEMIKVRDKFKNMY; via the coding sequence TTGAGTAGCAAGCTAAAAGTTAAATTATTAAGATATACGCCAGAAGGAGAAAAGCTAGTTGCATCAGCAGCAAAACTCTGCTATTCACCTGTAGGCATTGATAGAATAGAAGAACATTTAGATGAAGAAAAGGTTGACAATTTTTTAAATATGTTAATGGATTTAGGGCATGAATCACCTATTGAACATATTACTTTTACATTTGGTGTAGAAGGTGTATCTAGAGTGCTTACTCATCAACTAGTAAGACATAGAATAGCTAGTTATTCACAACAATCTCAAAGATATGTAAAATTAGATCAATTTGATTATTGTATACCACCTAATATAGAATCAAACCAAAAGGCAAGAGAATTGTTTGTTAAAGCCATGGAAGAAGATCAAACGTATTATAACGAGATTACAGATATACTATTTAAGGATCATTTTGAAGAGCTTATAGAAAAGGGATATGATGAAAAAAGTGCTAGAATTACAGCTGAAAAGAAAGCAATTGAAGATGCTAGATATGTATTTCCAAATGCTTGTGAGACGAAGATAGTGTTTACTATGAATGCAAGAAGTCTTTTCAATTTTTTTAGGCTTAGATGTTGTAATAGAGCTCAATGGGAAATTAGAGAGTTGGCAACGGAAATGTTAAGACTTGTAAAAGCTGTATATCCTACATTGTTTAAGAATTGTGGGCCAAGTTGTTTAATAGGGCCTTGTCCTGAAGGAAAGATGACTTGTGGAGAAATGATAAAAGTAAGAGATAAATTTAAAAACATGTATTAA
- a CDS encoding Mini-ribonuclease 3, which yields MLSPLQLAYIGDAVYELFIRTYLLQSNKPVHELHKEATHYVKAKAQSDIVHFLSEDLTEDEKGIVKRGRNAKTYSSPKNANIIDYKYATGFETLVGFLYLTGQEARMMELFDKIVSH from the coding sequence ATGCTTTCACCCTTGCAGTTAGCATATATAGGAGATGCAGTTTATGAACTGTTTATAAGAACTTATTTATTGCAAAGTAACAAACCTGTTCATGAACTTCACAAAGAAGCAACACATTATGTAAAAGCTAAGGCTCAATCAGATATTGTACATTTTTTAAGTGAAGATTTGACAGAGGATGAAAAGGGGATTGTAAAAAGAGGTAGAAATGCAAAAACTTATTCATCACCTAAAAATGCAAATATTATAGATTATAAATATGCTACTGGTTTTGAAACATTAGTAGGTTTTTTATATTTAACAGGACAAGAAGCAAGAATGATGGAATTGTTCGATAAAATTGTTTCACATTAA
- the cysS gene encoding cysteine--tRNA ligase: MKLYNTLTKKKVDFVPNEDGKVTMYVCGPTVYNYIHVGNARPLVVFDTFRRYLKYSGYEVKYLVNFTDIDDKMIKKANEEGTTVRAIADKFIEEFFVDSNGLLIDEKDTIHPRATDNIRQIIEFIEGLIEKDAAYNVNGNVYFDISKAKDYGKLSKKNIEELMSGARIEVSEEKKNPMDFALWKSEKPGEPSWDSPWGKGRPGWHIECSVMAKTYLGDTIDIHAGGEDLQFPHHENEIAQSETLNNKPFANYWLHNAMINVENKKMSKSKFNFFTVREISKEFDLEVLRFFILSAHYRNPVNFSRELIAQAERGLERLYNGKNNLLYLMDKTKDRELIDEEIKTKEQIDGFKANFKESMDDDLNTADAIASLFEIVKVSNSNFNEQTSKNLIEYTYDMLMELSGVLAILSKEEELLEEEILELIEKRSQARANKDYKLADEIRDELKEKGIIIEDTKEGVKWKRI; the protein is encoded by the coding sequence ATGAAGTTGTATAATACTTTAACTAAAAAGAAGGTTGACTTTGTTCCTAATGAAGATGGAAAAGTAACTATGTATGTTTGTGGACCTACAGTATATAATTATATCCATGTAGGAAATGCAAGGCCACTAGTGGTATTTGACACTTTTAGAAGATATTTAAAATATAGTGGATATGAAGTAAAATATTTAGTTAATTTTACAGATATAGATGATAAGATGATTAAGAAGGCTAATGAAGAGGGAACTACTGTTAGAGCGATTGCTGACAAATTTATTGAAGAATTTTTTGTGGATTCAAATGGTCTTTTAATAGACGAAAAAGATACTATTCATCCTAGGGCAACTGATAATATTCGTCAAATAATAGAATTCATAGAAGGCTTAATAGAGAAAGATGCTGCTTATAATGTAAATGGAAATGTATATTTTGATATATCTAAGGCAAAAGATTACGGTAAGCTTTCAAAGAAAAATATTGAAGAATTAATGAGTGGTGCTAGAATAGAAGTTAGTGAGGAAAAGAAAAACCCTATGGATTTTGCTCTTTGGAAGAGTGAAAAGCCTGGAGAACCTTCATGGGATAGTCCCTGGGGAAAAGGTCGACCAGGTTGGCATATTGAATGCTCTGTGATGGCAAAAACTTATTTAGGAGACACTATAGACATTCATGCTGGAGGAGAAGACTTACAGTTTCCTCACCATGAAAATGAAATAGCTCAAAGTGAAACTCTTAATAATAAACCTTTTGCAAACTATTGGCTTCACAATGCCATGATCAATGTAGAAAACAAGAAAATGTCAAAATCGAAATTTAATTTCTTTACAGTTAGAGAAATAAGTAAGGAATTTGATTTAGAAGTTTTAAGATTTTTTATACTTTCAGCTCATTATAGAAACCCTGTAAACTTCAGTAGGGAACTAATAGCACAAGCTGAAAGAGGATTAGAAAGATTGTATAATGGAAAGAACAATCTTCTTTATCTAATGGATAAAACTAAAGATAGAGAATTAATTGATGAAGAAATAAAAACAAAAGAACAAATTGATGGATTTAAAGCTAATTTCAAAGAAAGTATGGATGATGATTTAAATACAGCTGATGCTATAGCTTCACTTTTTGAAATAGTTAAAGTATCAAATAGTAATTTTAATGAACAAACATCCAAAAATCTGATAGAATATACTTATGATATGTTGATGGAACTATCAGGAGTTTTAGCAATATTATCAAAAGAAGAAGAATTACTAGAAGAAGAAATACTAGAATTGATAGAGAAAAGAAGTCAAGCAAGGGCAAATAAAGATTACAAATTAGCAGATGAGATTAGAGATGAATTAAAGGAAAAAGGTATCATAATAGAAGATACCAAAGAGGGAGTGAAATGGAAGAGAATTTAG
- the cysE gene encoding serine O-acetyltransferase, giving the protein MWETIKEDIKAIRDRDPAVNSWVEAVLCYPGLHALFFYRISHFFYGLRLYLIARFISNVGRFLTGIEIHPGAKIGKGIFIDHGMAVVIGETTEIGDNVTIYQGATLGGTGKEKGKRHPTIGNNVVISSGAKVLGPFTVGDYSKIGAGSVVLKEVPPNCTVVGVPGRIVVKDNKRLKCVKDRDEIDLDQVRLPDPVYQEIECLKERIQILENYIYKMEGEVKNEVV; this is encoded by the coding sequence ATGTGGGAAACTATAAAAGAAGATATAAAAGCCATAAGAGATAGAGACCCTGCTGTGAATAGTTGGGTAGAGGCTGTTTTATGTTATCCAGGATTACATGCCCTTTTCTTTTATAGGATCTCTCATTTTTTCTATGGTTTAAGACTATATTTAATAGCTAGATTTATTTCAAATGTGGGGAGATTTCTAACTGGAATCGAGATACATCCTGGTGCAAAAATAGGAAAGGGAATTTTTATAGATCATGGTATGGCTGTAGTAATTGGAGAAACTACAGAGATAGGAGATAATGTCACCATATACCAAGGGGCTACTCTTGGTGGAACTGGCAAAGAAAAGGGAAAGAGACATCCTACTATTGGTAACAATGTAGTGATTAGTTCAGGAGCAAAAGTTCTTGGACCATTTACAGTCGGTGATTATTCGAAAATAGGGGCTGGTTCTGTAGTACTTAAAGAAGTACCGCCAAACTGTACAGTAGTGGGAGTACCAGGTAGAATAGTAGTTAAGGATAATAAGAGGCTAAAATGTGTAAAAGATAGAGATGAAATTGATTTGGATCAAGTAAGATTACCAGACCCTGTTTATCAGGAGATAGAATGCCTAAAGGAAAGGATACAAATATTAGAAAACTATATTTATAAAATGGAAGGAGAAGTGAAAAATGAAGTTGTATAA
- the gltX gene encoding glutamate--tRNA ligase translates to MEQVRVRFAPSPTGYLHIGGLRTALYNYLFARHNDGKFILRIEDTDRTRFVEGAIENLINSLEWAGIDYDEGVFVENGEVVQKGEYGPYIQSERLDIYRKYVDELIEKGYAYYCFCSKERLDNVREEQKIKGLIPRYDGFCRNIDIEEAKKRIANGEEYVVRLKLPHDRDIKFHDLVRGDIVINTNDLDDQVLLKSDGFPTYHLAVVVDDHLMNITHIIRGEEWLPSTPKHVYLYEAFGWEKPDYVHLPTVLNKDRKKLSKRQGDVSVEDFRASGYLSEGLVNYLALVGWSPEGTEEILSMEEMIKQFSFDRVAKTGGIFDKDKLDWVNGHYIRSFSPEDITDLAIPYLKEAGFITDEDVKERYDWIVAMVSTVQESLSTTKEVVEKVEMFFGDEVKPENDEVVEVLNGEQVPTLFQAIREELQEVDELDEEFCKGLMKRIQKKTGIKGKNLYMPVRSALTGNLHGPELVNIIYVLGKQNILKRIEYVENNYIK, encoded by the coding sequence TTGGAACAAGTAAGAGTGAGATTTGCTCCAAGTCCAACTGGATATTTACATATTGGTGGACTTAGGACTGCATTATATAATTACTTATTTGCAAGACACAATGATGGAAAGTTTATATTGAGGATTGAGGATACAGATAGGACTAGATTCGTAGAAGGTGCTATAGAAAACCTAATCAATTCATTAGAATGGGCTGGAATAGACTATGATGAAGGTGTATTTGTTGAAAATGGTGAAGTGGTACAAAAAGGTGAATATGGTCCATATATTCAATCTGAAAGACTTGATATCTATAGAAAATATGTTGATGAATTAATTGAAAAGGGATACGCATATTATTGTTTTTGTTCAAAAGAAAGACTTGATAATGTAAGAGAAGAACAAAAAATAAAGGGACTTATACCTAGATATGATGGTTTTTGTAGAAATATAGATATTGAAGAAGCTAAAAAGAGAATTGCCAATGGAGAGGAATATGTTGTTAGACTAAAATTACCTCATGATAGAGATATTAAATTTCATGACCTTGTGAGGGGAGATATAGTTATTAATACTAATGACTTAGACGATCAAGTATTGCTTAAGTCTGATGGATTCCCAACTTATCACTTAGCTGTAGTTGTTGATGACCATCTTATGAATATAACTCATATAATAAGGGGAGAAGAATGGCTTCCTTCTACACCTAAACATGTTTATTTGTATGAAGCATTTGGTTGGGAAAAGCCAGATTATGTTCATCTTCCAACTGTTTTAAACAAGGATAGGAAAAAATTGAGTAAACGTCAGGGAGATGTTTCTGTAGAAGACTTTAGAGCTAGCGGTTATCTTTCAGAGGGATTGGTTAACTATCTTGCACTAGTGGGATGGAGTCCAGAAGGAACTGAAGAAATTCTTTCTATGGAAGAGATGATTAAACAATTTTCATTTGATAGAGTTGCAAAAACAGGTGGAATATTTGACAAAGATAAATTAGATTGGGTAAATGGACATTATATAAGAAGTTTTAGTCCAGAAGATATTACTGATTTGGCAATACCTTATCTAAAAGAAGCAGGATTTATAACAGATGAAGATGTAAAAGAAAGATATGATTGGATAGTAGCTATGGTATCTACTGTTCAAGAAAGTCTATCTACTACAAAAGAAGTGGTAGAAAAGGTTGAAATGTTTTTTGGAGATGAAGTTAAACCTGAAAATGATGAAGTAGTAGAAGTGTTAAATGGAGAACAAGTTCCTACATTATTCCAAGCTATAAGAGAAGAACTTCAAGAAGTAGATGAATTAGATGAAGAATTTTGTAAAGGACTTATGAAGAGGATTCAAAAGAAAACTGGTATCAAGGGGAAAAATTTATATATGCCAGTTCGTTCAGCATTGACTGGAAATCTTCATGGACCTGAATTAGTAAATATTATTTATGTTTTAGGTAAACAAAATATATTAAAACGCATAGAATATGTAGAAAACAACTATATAAAATAA
- a CDS encoding DUF1002 domain-containing protein, protein MFKRITSTVLVILLLISNMALADQAVNNNKVICLGQNLSQAQKKDMLNLFGADESVEIVEVTNKEEREYLGKYIDEKILGTRAISSAYVEKLNEGEGISVVTHNISWVTEDMYKNALITAGIKDAKIIVASPVNVSGTAALTGVIKAFEDLTGEDITEKEKEVASEEIAKTAVLGNEIGADKASELIENVKVNVVGNNIKGKRNIKKAVNAAANELGVELSDDQVNEIIGLMKRISKLDLDLNEIKTQLKDISGKIDKIVSQGEEVKSLLDKIIGFFEDLFSRLFG, encoded by the coding sequence ATGTTTAAGAGGATAACTTCTACTGTTTTAGTTATATTATTACTTATAAGCAACATGGCTTTAGCAGATCAAGCAGTAAATAACAACAAGGTAATTTGCTTAGGACAAAACCTATCACAAGCACAGAAAAAAGATATGCTTAACTTATTTGGCGCAGATGAAAGTGTTGAAATAGTAGAGGTAACAAACAAGGAAGAAAGAGAATACTTAGGTAAATATATAGATGAAAAGATTTTGGGGACTAGAGCTATATCTAGTGCTTATGTGGAGAAACTAAATGAAGGTGAAGGGATAAGTGTTGTAACTCATAATATCTCATGGGTAACAGAAGATATGTATAAAAACGCATTAATAACTGCGGGAATAAAAGATGCAAAAATAATAGTAGCAAGTCCTGTAAATGTTTCTGGAACTGCTGCTCTAACTGGTGTAATAAAGGCTTTTGAAGATTTAACTGGTGAGGATATAACTGAAAAGGAAAAAGAGGTAGCTAGTGAAGAAATTGCAAAAACTGCAGTACTAGGCAATGAAATAGGTGCGGATAAGGCTAGTGAATTAATTGAGAATGTAAAGGTAAATGTAGTTGGAAATAATATTAAAGGCAAAAGGAATATTAAGAAGGCTGTTAATGCTGCAGCTAATGAACTAGGTGTAGAATTAAGCGATGATCAAGTAAATGAAATAATTGGACTTATGAAGAGAATTTCAAAACTAGATTTAGATTTGAATGAAATTAAAACTCAGCTTAAAGATATTTCAGGAAAGATTGACAAAATAGTTTCTCAAGGCGAAGAAGTAAAATCTCTATTAGATAAGATTATTGGCTTTTTTGAAGACCTTTTTAGTAGACTATTTGGATAA